In the Noviherbaspirillum sedimenti genome, GAAAGCCGCGGAAGGTGATGTCGTTCTGGAACGGACTGCCCTGGACTTCGTTGACGTTGACGCCAGTCAGGTTGGTCGCCAGGAAGTCGATCAGGTTGCCCGCCTGCGCCTGGCGCAGCGCGTCCGCGGACGCGGTCTGCACCGGATACGGCAGCAGGTCGCGCTCGATCCCGAGTCCCGGCACGGGCGTCTTTGCCACCACTTGAATCGGCGTCAGGGTGGCTTCAGGGCGCGCCGCTAACTCGCCTGCCTGCGCTAGTACAGGAACGCAGAAGGCAGCGGCAAGGAGGGGGGGCGTGCGGGATGCGGCGTGCCGGCGGTGTAATTGCGGCAGGGTAGAGTGGGGCATTAGATGTCTCCGGAAATTATAGGAATTGGTATTGACGTTTATTGCTGCGGGATCTTGCGGTAAATCTTGTTGCGGGAAACACCCAGGGCGCGCGCGGTGGCCGAGATATTGCCGCCATGCGCCGCCAGCGCATTCTGGATTAACGATATTTCGACATCGTCGAGCGTGGCCGATGTCGGCATCGATACCGCCACTGTGTACTGATCGGGCCGCTTCGCCCGCTCTCGCCTCGCTGCACCGCCTCGATATCGTCTAAAAAATCGTCGGGCAAATGCTCGCGGCGGATTTCGCGGTCGTCGCCGACCATGACGATGGCGGTACGCAGCAAATTGGTCAGCTGCCGGCAGTTGCCGGGCCAGTTGTGCCGCTTGAATAACTCCATCACCGCGGCCGATACGGTGCACTGCGTGCCGTCGGCCTCCGTTGCGATCAACCGTTCGATAACCACTTCCAGGTCGCTACGCTCACGCAAGGGCGGCAGTTTCACTACCAGGCCGTTCAAGCGGTAGTACAAGTCTTCGCGAAACACGCCGGCCGCAATCAGTTCGCGCAGGTTGCGGTGCGTGGCGCAGATCAGCGCCACGTTTACGGGGATCGAGCGACTGCTGCCCAGGGGCGTCACCATGCGCTCCTGCAGCACGCGCAACAGGCGCGCCTGCAGGCTCAGGGGCATGTCGCCGATTTCATCCAGGAACAGCGTGCCGCCATTGGCTTGCAGGATCTTGCCGACGCTGCCTTTCTTGCGGGCGCCGGTGAAGGCACCGTCTTCATAGCCGAACAATTCGGATTCAATCAGGGTTTCGGGAATCGAGGCGCAATTGACGGCAACGAAGGGGCCGTTTGCGCGCGGCGAATCATTGTGGATGGCTTGCGCCAGCAATTCCTTGCCAGTGCCGGTTTCGCCGGTCACCAGGATGGCGATGTCGCGCCCGAGCACCTTGTTCACCTTGTCGATCAGGGCGGCGATCTGGACATCGCCGGTATTCAGGTAATGCAGGCTCGACAAGCGGCGTGTGGCCTGCTGCTCGACTCTTTGCGCAGCTTGCGCTTGCAGCGGCACGCTGCGCTCGGATGCGCCAGGATGTAACTGGTCAGCCTGAAAAAACATGTTTGCCCGGTGCAGTTGCGCGCGCGCATAGACCCGCACTCCGCTGTGCATGCACAGGTTCAAAAAAACCGGCGCGGCGGTGCGGTAATGGTCGAACAGGGCTGACACCGGCAAGCCGAACAGCGAACTGAAGGTATGCATTTTCAGCGCGGTGAGTGGCAAGCCGAGCTGGAACAGGCCACTGCGGTGGCCGACAGGAAGCGCCCGCCCTGGGTGAAGGCGGCAATGCCTTCCATCAGGGTGCCGATGAATTCCGGCCGGCTGTGGAAATGCAGCGTGATTGCATCCTGATAGGCGGCGGAAAACACCTGGTTTTCGATCATTTGCGCCGACATGCGCACCAGCCCCATGGTGTGCTTGTGAAAACTGTTCTGGTCGCCGGTGACGTCCAGAACGCCGATCACGCTGCCTTCCGAATCGAAGATTGGCGCCGCCGAACAGGTCAGGAAATGATTGGCAATCAGGTAATGTTCATTGGCGTGGACCTGGGCCGGCGCCTGTTCGGCGATGGCGGTGCCGATCGCATTGGTGCCCTTGCTCTGTTCCGACCAGGCCACACCCGGCTGCAGCGCGACCCGGTTGGCTTTTTCCAGGAAGTCGTCGTCGCCCAATGTATGCACGATCAAGCCATGAGCATCGGTCAGGATGACCATGTTATGGGTATTGATGATTTGTTCGTACAGCGTTTCCATCACCGGCAGCGCATGCGTGTGCAAGACCCGATTTTGCTCGATGGCCAGCGTCAGGTCGGTGCGGCTCACCGAGCTGAAGTCGGGAATCGCGCTCTCAGTCAGGCCGTAAGCGACGGAACGTTCGCGGGATTCTTTTATCATGGCGCCTGCCCCTACTACAGTTCATAACATGCACTAATTCGCACAAACCGTGCCAATTGGTAAAAATGCGATGAAACCTCTATCTTGGCGCGATTTTTCGCCCGGCCTCCCTTTATCGCCCTGCGGCGCGGTCGGTGGCGCCGGTGACTGTTTCACTTTTTGCGATTGTTGTGCTCGCAAATGCAACACCTGTTCCAAAACGAATCAATGCATGGGGCGCGAACGTGCCAGAAATGCTTGGCATGGCAATTGCAGATAGCGCTCCACTCATTTCAAAACCAATAGGAGGAGTCATCATGAAATTCGCAAAACGCTTCATCGCCATCAGTTCTGTCTTTGCCGCCCTTTGCGCGGTCACGCTGCCTGCCGCCGCGCATGGCGACGTTACGCCACAGGCGGTCGACACCAAGTCACTACCGAAACTGGGCGACAAGTGGGCCACCGAAAATCCCTACCGGGGCAATGTCGATGCGGTCAAGGTCGGCACCTCGGCGTACACCCAGAACTGCGCGCGTTGCCACGGCCTGGATGCGATTTCCGGCGGTATCGCCCCCCGACTTGCGCTTGCTCGACCGCGACTGCATGGGGCAAAAGAACGAGGCCAAAAAGCAGGCTTGCTTTAAGGAAAATGATGGCTATTACGCCACCTCGGTCCGCCAGGGCAAGGTGCGCAATGGCGCCGTGTACATGCCCCCCTTCGAGGGCATGTTGAGTCAGGAAGCGGTGTGGGCGATGAAGGCGTATCTGGAAACCCGTCGCGCAACCAAGTAAGCCGGCAAGACGGGGGGCTTCCCGTCCCCGCAATGTGCCCGCCGCAGACGGGCATTCAACGCATTGGAGACAAGCATGCCCAAGTTTTTTTTTCGCAGCATCGCTGCGTTGATGGTGATTTTTCTGGCATGGTCACTGGCATTGCCGGCGCATGCCGACATGGAAAAAATCCGCCAGTCGGGCGCCTTGAAAGTGGCGGTCTATGACGACCTGGCGCCATTTTCGGCCGGTGGCCGCGGCATCGATATCGAGCTCGCTGAGGCCCTGGCGAAAAAGCTGGGGTTAAAGCTGGCGCTGCTGTCGTTTCCGGCCGGCGAAAATCTCGGTGACGACTTGCGCAACATGGTGTGGAAGGGGCATTACCTCGGCTACGGTCCGGCCGACGTACTGCTGCATGTGCCGGTCGACCGCCACCTGATCGCGAACAACCCGAAGGTGGAAATCTTCGCGCCGTATTACCGCGACGCGGTGCAACTGGTGCGTCGCGTGGCGACGGTGCCCAACTACGACGGCCTGGCGTCACTCGCCGGGAAAAAAATCGGCGTCGAAAAAATTTCGATCGCCGCCGTCGTCCTGCTGGGAGAGGAAGGCGGCAAATATCGCGAGCAAGTCAGGATTTATCCGACCGCCGTCGAGGCGCTGGCGCAGCTCCAGGCTGGCGCCATCCGATGCCAGTACTGGCCAATCGTTCGGAAACGACGGCCTGGCCGCGGACCCGGGAAGTTCACATCGTGACTTGATTCCGCGCCTGCCGCCGGCAGGGCTGGTTTGATTCGGAACGATTGGCCAGTACTGGCAGCGATGGCGCCAGCCTGGAGCTGCGCCAGCGCCTCGACGGCGGTCGGATAAATCCTGACTTGCTCGCGATATTTGCCGCCTTCCTCTCCCAGCAGGACGACGGCGGCGATCGAAATTTTTTCGACGCCGATTTTTTTCCCGGCGAGTGACGCCAGGCCGTCGTAGTTGGGCACCGTCGCCACGCGACGCACCAGTTGCACCGCGTCGCGGTAATACGGCGCGAAGATTTCCACCTTCGGGTTGTTCGCGATCAGGTGGCGGTCGACCGGCACATGCAGCAGTACGTCGGCCGGACCGTAGCCGAGGTAATGCCCCTTCCACACCATGTTGCGCAAGTCGTCACCGAGATTTTCGCCGGCCGGAAACGACAGCAGCGCCAGCTTTAACCCCAGCTTTTTCGCCAGGGCCTCAGCGAG is a window encoding:
- a CDS encoding transporter substrate-binding domain-containing protein; amino-acid sequence: MPKFFFRSIAALMVIFLAWSLALPAHADMEKIRQSGALKVAVYDDLAPFSAGGRGIDIELAEALAKKLGLKLALLSFPAGENLGDDLRNMVWKGHYLGYGPADVLLHVPVDRHLIANNPKVEIFAPYYRDAVQLVRRVATVPNYDGLASLAGKKIGVEKISIAAVVLLGEEGGKYREQVRIYPTAVEALAQLQAGAIRCQYWPIVRKRRPGRGPGKFTS
- a CDS encoding transporter substrate-binding domain-containing protein, translating into MPKFFFRSIAALMVIFLAWSLALPAHADMEKIRQSGALKVAVYDDLAPFSAGGRGIDIELAEALAKKLGLKLALLSFPAGENLGDDLRNMVWKGHYLGYGPADVLLHVPVDRHLIANNPKVEIFAPYYRDAVQLVRRVATVPNYDGLASLAGKKIGVEKISIAAVVLLGEEGGKYREQVRIYPTAVEALAQLQAGAIAASTGQSFRIKPALPAAGAESSHDVNFPGPRPGRRFRTIGQYWHRMAPAWSCASASTAVG